The sequence GCCCGTCTCGGAGGATCTGGACCCCGACGCCGAAGCTCCGGGCTCGGAACCCCAAGATCCCGACCCCATGTCTTCGAGTTTCGACCTCGATCCAGATGTGATTGGCCCCGTACCCCTGATTCTCGATCCTAACAGCGACACCCTCAGCCCCGGCGATCCAAACGTGGACCCCATCTCCCCTGGCCTCACTGCCACCCCCCAGGTCTTGGCCACCAGCCCCGCGGTGCTCCCCGCCCCCGCCAGCCCGCCCCGGCCCTTCTCCTGCCCGGATTGCGGGCGAGCCTTCCGCCGCAGCTCCGGGCTGAGCCAGCATCGCCGCACTCACAGCGGTGAGAAGCCGTACCGCTGCCCCGACTGCGGGAAGTCCTTCAGCCACGGTGCCACCCTGGCGCAGCACCGTGGCATCCACACCGGGGCGCGGCCGTACCAGTGCGCGGCGTGCGGCAAGGCCTTCGGCTGGCGCTCCACGCTGCTGAAACATCGCAGCAGCCACAGCGGGGAGAAGCCGCACCACTGCCCGGTGTGTGGCAAGGCCTTCGGGCACGGCTCGCTCCTGGCGCAGCACCTGCGCACGCACGGCGGCCCGAGGCCCCACAAGTGCCCGGTGTGCGCCAAGGGCTTCGGCCAGGGCTCTGCGCTCCTCAAACACCTGCGCACGCACACGGGCGAGCGGCCCTACCCGTGTCCGCAGTGCGGCAAGGCCTTCGGGCAGAGCTCGGCGCTGCTGCAGCACCAGCGCACACACACGGCCGAACGCCCCTACCGCTGCCCCCACTGCGGCAAAGCCTTCGGGCAGAGCTCCAACTTGCAACATCACCTGCGCATCCACACGGGCGAGCGGCCCTACGCCTGCCCGCACTGCTCCAAGGCCTTCGGGCAGAGCTCAGCGCTGCTCCAGCACCTGCACGTGCATTCGGGCGAGCGTCCCTATCGCTGTCAGCTCTGCGGGAAGGCCTTTGGCCAGGCCTCCAGCCTCACCAAGCACAAACGGGTGCATGAGGGTGCAGCCGCTGCTGCAGCTGCCGCGGCTGCCGCAGCCGCAGCAGCGGCGGCCGGCCTGGGCCTAGGGCCTGGCCTAAGCCCTGCATCCATGATGAGGCCGGGGCAGGTCTCCCTCCTGGGTTCTGATGCTGTTTCTGTGCTCGGCTCTGGCTTGGGCCTCAGCTCTGGCACCAGCTCTGGCCGTAGCTCTGACCCTGGCTCCGGGCCGGGCACTCTGCCGGATCCCAGCTCCAAACCCCTCCCCCGCTCCAGATCCACCCCCAGCCCTACTCCTGTGGAATCTTCTGACCCGAAGGCTGGGCACGACGCTGGTCCTGACCTTGTGCCCAGCCCAGACCCTGATCCTGCGCCCAGCCCAGACCCTGAtcctgtgcccagccctgatcCCAACCCTGTGTCCCACCCTGACCCCTGCTCTCCCACTGGTGACACTGTCAGCCCAGCCCTCCCTACCGGCGAGAGTCCAGAGTGGGTACAGGAGCAAGGGGCACTGCTGGGGCCTGATGGCTGAAGGGGACTCGGGCATCCTCCGGGGCCTGGGGAAGTTGTGTGTTGTGCAGTTAGTAAAATCCTCCCACTGCCTCCGGCTTCTGTGTCGTGGCTTGCCTTTTGTGCTTTCTTTCTGAGCACAGCCCCTTGCTCCAGAGATGGGACAGTGTGGCCAGGGCCAGCCACGATCTGGAGCTCCAGTGTCCTGGCTTCCTTCTTAGGCCCTGGAGTCCCACCAGCTAGACTTTCCAGTTTAACCCACAATGCCTCACCCTGGTCCATCCCACTAGTCACCACTCTTTGTTCCCCTCACTTACCCCTTGCTCTTCAAAGCCCACACAGTAGGCACACAAGTGGACAAAAAGAGGCTGCTCATGTATGCAATCAACAAACATCTCTGGATTGCTGGGGTCTCTGCAGGAAGCAGAAAAACAGGTTGCTCATTTATGCAATCAACAAACATCTCTGGATTGCTGGGGTCTCAGCAGGGAACAAGATAAGTATGGCCTCGACCTGCACGGAGCTCGCAGATATTAAATCCagaatacttaaaaaataattacagggTATGGTATATTCTAGGAGAAGCATAACAAGACTTCTGATATAAATGGTAGGCAGTTTTCTCAATGAAGGATTTTATAATCCCAATAATCACTAACTTAATAATCAGTACTGTTTGCCCAGCCTTATGCAATAGCTTttgcattctctcatttaatcttctcaacaGTCCCAGGAGGTAGACGACTTTGATTGAATCTCcgcattttgcaaatgagaaaattgcggcacatatgtatatgttttttgtttgttttgttttgttttagacagtcttgctctgttgcccaggctggagtgcagtggtgtggtcatagtcactgcaacctcgacctcctgggctcaagcgatcctcccaccttagcctcctgagtagctgggattgcaggtgcatgccaccacccacTGCGCTCAGCTTGGAGTTGAAGGGACTTTGGAAGATGTAGAAGTGGCATTTGTCAGTGCCTAGATTTAAATCCCAATTGCCCTCCAGAGTCCAAATTCTTAACCATTACGCTCCAGGGTAAAAGTTTGCAAAGGCTCTGGCACTATAGAAAGATGAGCTTTGGGTGGAGGTAGGGGCCAAATCAGAGGGCCCTGATAGACGAGAGTGGGGACTCTGCCTGTCAGTCCAGAGCAATGGGAAGCCGAGGGCAGGTTCTCGCAGGACGGATAGGCAGTATTCTTTGAAGATGCTTGTGGCTGCTGGGCCGAGAGTGGAGTGGAGGGAGGCTGAGATCGGGCAGGAGGTTGCTGCAAAGATCCAGGCCAGGAATGTTGGAAGACTCTGGGCTGGGGGCCATAGGGGTGGGGATGAGTGGTTCTATTTGATACATAATTAGGAAATCGTGTTTGCTGAAGATCCGCAGGAGAAGGGTAAAAGGAGTTTctgggagaaagaaagacagcGTTGAGATAGTACGCAGGGTCATCACCAGGCACCAACGAGGATAAGGGGTCAAGCTCTGGACATGGAAGTCACGAGCCTGGCACCGGATTCGGGGGACGGCCGGGAGCCAGGGCGGAGCTCGTCGCTGCCAAGCTCAGAGTCAGCCCATCCCCCGCCACCCAGAGCACGTCGGCGCTAGGACCTGGCGACTGCCTTCGACCCAGAGGGCGCCCGTCGAGGCACGCATGCGCGCTGTTCCGGCAGGCGATGTCGTGGCGCAGGGGGCGGGGCCAGAGGCGGTCACGTGAGGGGCTCTGGGCTACCGGGTCACGTGACCGAGGCACCGATCAGCTGATGCCGGAGGGTTTGAAGCCGCGCCGCGAGGGAGCGAGGTCGCAGTGACAGCGGCGGGCGATCGGACCCAGGCTGCCCCGCGGTACCCGCCTGCGTCGTGCGCACCCGCCCCAGCATGACAGACCCGGCGGGTCCGCGCGGCTCAGGTGAGGGCGCGGGCGGCACCGTGGGGCCCGGAACTCAGGCGGGCGGGTTGCTTCTCCGACCTGGGGCGGCGGAGCTCCCAGTCTCTTTTTTTCTAAGCTCCAGCGCTGACTTTTCAGCCTCCCCACGGTGGAGAAATGGGCAGACGGCTCCTAGAACTTGGGCGGCGGGTGGGCACCAGCCTCTCCGATTCTCCCTCCTGAAGCCAGGCTCTGCTGGGTTCCCAAACTCAAGCAGCGATCGCGCCGGGCCGCCAGCTTCTCCCTTTGGGGCGGCGAGGTTCCTGGGATTTCCACTGGGAGCCTAGGTTCCGATTGCTCAACTTCGGCTGGAACTCAGACAGCGGGCACCAGCTTCTCCAACCCGCGCGTGAGACTCCCAGCCTTCCCCTCCCGATTCCAGGAGACAAATGCTCAGCTACCCTAAACTCAAGCGGGGAGAGCTGGAGGGATTGCTCCCAGGAGATTAACTCAGTTTTAGCTTTGCAAACCTGGGGAAGCGCAGCCTTCTTAAATTCGGGCTTCCAGCCAATTCTGATGCCACCCCTTCTCTGGGAGGCTAGAGGAAGACCCCTTGTGTTAGCTTCCCCTTCTGGAGCTAGCTGGGGACCCCTACCTGATAGGTGTCCCGGGGTCCCAGCTAGTAGGGTCTGGGGTGGGttagctgtaatctcagctctgtAGGCGGGCCCTGCTCTCTGACTTTGTGGTAAACAGCCACAGCAGCATCCCATTACAAAGGGAGGGGCCGGGAACTTGTCCCTCTCTGCATGGGAGGTTCTGACAGTGCACACATTTATCCTGACAGCTTTGCTAGGCAGGGGGCCAGGCCCTAGAAAGCACATCCCCATGGGGGTGTGACAGGGACAGTTCTGGGCTACTGTGACTGGTTTGGACTCCAGCAGTTGCTGAAACCTTAGATCTCACAGTTaggctggaaaaaaaataaaatagtgattaGAACAGCTTGTGTTTGCGGAAGAGGTCTTTATCTACTGTGTCTCACTGAATTCTCAGAGCAGCTTCAGGATCTCAACCTCAGGGCTCAGGGGGAGGGTGGacgttttttttgagacttttttgttgttgttacccgggctgtagtgcagtggcataatcctaGCTCATTGTAacattgaactcctgggttcaagtgacctcccaactcagcctcccaggtagaaGGAGTCCCAGCTACTAACTACGGGCATGAGCCGTTACCACACctgactatttaaatttttttttttttttttttttttttgcagagagggAGGTCTCGCTGTAtaacctaggctggtctcaaactctgggctcaagcaatcatcccaccttgacctcccaaagccgTTGGGATAACAggatgagccactgagcccagccaaggGGTAGCCTTTATAAAATTTCCACTCTTCAAATGAGGAGATGGAGGCTCAGGGTGGTACCTGGAGTCACCCTACTGGAAAGTGGCAGGTCTAGGATTTGATGCTAGGGCTGCATGATTTCCAGGAGCTAGTGCTTTTCAGGGAGATAAAATGAGTCTTTAGCAAATGTGTTCCATTATTATTACTTACATTGTCAATTACCCCTTCTCCAGGTCTTTGGCTTCTGAGAGTGTCAGCTGATAGGCCAGGTTATAATGAACCCAGAGGTCATCTTTTGAGTATCTGTCCAGACAAACCTAGAATACAGGCTGAGTTCTATGCTCATGTCCGGAACCTGGAGCTGGGATGAGCCCAGGAGCCTTGGATGCCCAGTGAAAAGCCGGTGGGAGCAGTTCATTCTCTCCCCACAGATCAGTAACGAGAACATTGATGAAATGTTCTGACGTTCACCATGGACCGGCCCCTGTGATCAATGCTTCATAAGCATCCAGTCCTTAGCGTTCCCATGAGACATGATTCctaccccattttgcagatgaggaaactgagactcagagagctGGTGAGCAGGAGGGGCAGGAATCAGCCCAGGCCCTGTACCTCCTGAACCCCAGCTCATAACCTCTGAGCAGGACTGGTGCATAGATACAGACAACGTTGCaggttttctggttttctttagaCCTCTCAGAACTCTTCCTTGGCAGGAGCATGGGAACATGAAGATAGGGTGTGTGCTGCCTTCCTGGTTGGATAAAGGGGAAAAGGGGAGTTGCCCAGCCCTCACCCCAGCACCCTCTCCTATTCCCACAGAGACCGAGCGGCTTCTGACCCCCAACCCCGGGTATGGGACCCAGGTGGGGCCTTCGCCGGCCCCTCCGACACCCCCAGAAGAGGAAGACCTTCGCCGTCGTCTCAAATACTTTTTCATGAGTCCCTGCGACAAGTTTCGAGCCAAGGGCCGCAAGCCCTGCAAGCTGATGCTGCAGGTGGTCAAGATCCTGGTGGTCACGGTGCAGGTGAGGACAGCCAAGCAGGGGCCCCAGCCGAAGGCCACCTGTGGCTGCTGTGCTTCTTGAAGAAGCGTCTTaaagcagcactttgggaggctgaggccggtaatcacttgaggctgggagttcaagaccagtctggccagcatgatgaaaccccatctctactaaaaatacaaaaaaaattagccatgcatggtggcaggtgcctgtaatcccagctacttgggaggccgaggcaggagaatcgcttgaactgggaggtggaggttgccgtgagctgaaatcatgccactgcactccagcctgggcaacagagcaagactctgtctcaaaaaaaaaaaaaaaaaaagctacctctgaggctcagagaggttaagcgacttgtccaaagtcacacagcaacaGAACATTggcagctgggatttgaacccaggcagtctgacacCATGTTGACCCACTGGCTGCACAGACAGTTGGCTCTCCCTTCCCCATGCCAGACCCTGTGCTGGGCTCTGGGAGCCCCAAGATGAATCAGACCCAGCCACTGCTCTAAGTGCTTGCTTCATGTCTTGGGCTGACTTTAGCGTGTCACCATGCCTCTAATTTTCCCTCGGAAAAGGGACccaattggccaggcatggtggctcatgcctataatcccagcactttgggaggctgaggtggacggatcatttgaggccaggagtttcagacagcctggccaacattgcaaagccccatctctactgcaaatacaaaaattagctgggtgtgatggcaggtgcctgtaactcagctactcaggaggccgagacaggagaatttcttgaacctggtcggtgaaggttgtagtgagctgagatcataccacagcactccagcttgggcaacagagtgagactctgtctcaaaaaaaaaaaaaaaagaaaaagctgggtacagtggcttacacctgtaatcctagcactttgggaggctgaggcgggcggatcatgaggtcaggagatcgagaccatcctggctaacacggtgaaaccccgcctctactgaaaatacagaagataagctgggtgtggtggcaggtgcctgcagtcccagctactcgggaggctgaggcaggagaatggtgagaacccgggaggcggagcttgcagtaagccgaaatcgtgccactgcactccagcctgggcgagagagcgagactccatctcaaaaaaaaaaaaaaaaaaaaagaaagaaaagaaaaggaatccaGTCATGGTACTTACCCTGAAAGTTTGGGTTTAACACAGAATCTGACATCCAGTAAACATTTAATGGACATTAGTCCCTGCAGTGATATATATGAGTGCCCATCCTGTGATGTATGGGGGAGGACACAGTGGTCGGCGTGACATGGAGCTTATGCCAGGAGTTGGGGTGAAATTAAAGCAAAGAAATGCACAAGTGAAATCCGTGTCTGTGGCCCAAGTTAGCAGGGCCCTGCCCCCACCAGTGGACATCTCTAGGGCCCTCCCTGTCCTCTTCCTCTGCCTATGCCCCAAGGGAGATATCCCCCAATCCCCATCCTAGCCATGCCAACCTCCGCTACCCTCTCCCCAGCTCATCCTGTTTGGGCTCAGTAATCAGCTGGCTGTGACATTCCGGGAAGAGAACACCATTGCCTTCCGACACCTCTTCCTGCTGGGCTACTCGGACGGGGCGGATGACACCTTCGCAGCCTACACGCGGGAACAGCTGTACCAGGCCATCTTCCATGCTGTGGACCAGGTGCTGGTGGGCGGGCAGGTGCAGGTGGGTGGGCAGGTGCAGGTGGGCGGGCAGGTGCAGGTGCGCAGGCTGCAGAGAGTGGGCCGGACTCACAGGCCCTCCCCTTCTCTGCCCACAGTACCTGGCGTTGCCTGACGTGTCACTGGGCCGGTATGCGTATGTCCATGGCGGGGGTGACCCTTGGACCAATGGCTCAGGGCTTGCTCTCTGCCAGCGGTACTACCACCGAGGCCATGTGGACCCGGCCAACGACACATTTGACATTGATCCAATGGTGGTTACTGGTGAGTGGGCAGGGTGGGGCTTCACTGTTTGGGGCCTGAGCTGCTGGGATTAAAATCAACagctgtggctgggcacggtggctcatgcctataccagcactttgggaggctgaggagggaggactgcttgaggcccggagtttgagaccagcctgggcaacgtaggaaAGCCTTGTCTCTacgtacaaaaaaattagccgccgggcgtggtggcgtgcccctgtggtcccagctactcaggaggctgaggcaggaggatcacgagtccgggagattgaggctgcagtaagctatgatcatgccactgcactccacactgggtgacagagtgagaccctgtctcaaaaaaagaaaaaaaaagtatgcttagTGTGAATGTGACTCTTGCCACGTAGAAAGCACCAGGTGTTATTTCTTAATATGGTCCATTCAGTAAATAGCCGCGGTCCCAGAGAGTGTCAGGCCTGTAGGAATGACCCAGCCCTGGGGAAGCACAGGAAAGCAGGCCACTGGGGACTCcggggagaccagcctggcctcccCTGCCCCCTGAGGCCCTTCCCTGACTCCCTGTCCTCAGACTGCATCCAGGTGGATCCCCCCGAGCGGCCCCCTCCGTCCCCCAGTGACGATCTCGCCCTCTTGGAAGGCAGCTCCAGTTACAAGAACCTCACGCtcaaattccacaagtactgccTGCTGGCTCGAGGGGGGCCCAGGGTGGGGGAGGCAGCACACTAGGCACTCTCACCCCAGTAGCTACTTCCCTAAGGTGGGACAGGGCCCCCCGCCTGCGCTGGCACCTGCTGGGTGAGCACTTCCCCTACCAGCTGCAGAGTCAGCACGTGGCAGGGGCGCTGGCACTTGGGGCCGGAAAGGACCCGAAGACGCCCTTGCCCCTCACCCGAGCCTCCTGCCTAGGCTGGTCAATGTCACCATCCACTTCCGACTGAAGACCATTAACCTCCAGAGCCTCATCAATAACGAGATCCCGGACTGCTATACCTTCAGCGTCCTGGTGAGGCCCCCCAGGGACCCACAGGGCTCCTGAGTTCCAGGGCAGGGACCTGGTCAGGGAGTGTCTTGGAAGCATTGGCCAAGGGCAAGCGTGTGGGTGATGAGGGAGGGAGCCCGGGGTCTGTCAGGCCACCTGTCATGTGGACCTTGGGGCTTGGGGCTGCCAAGGTTTACTCTGCCCCCAACTGGCCCCCACAGATCACGTTTGACAACAAAGCACACAGTGGGCGGATCCCCATCAGCCTGGAGACCCAGGCCCACATCCAGGAGTGTAAGCACCCCAGTGTCTTCCGGCACGGTGAGCCCCTGAGCCCCAGACCAGCGCTGACCAGGGGCCCTGGCCTGTCCTGGGATTCCCCAAGCCCCAGAGCAGCGCTGCCTGGGGCCCTGACCTCCCTAGGAATCCGCTGAGCCTCAGATCAGCACAGATCAGGGACCCTGTCCTGTCCTGGGATCCTCCAAGCCCCAGACCAGCGCTGACCGGGGTTCTTGACTCACCCCAAGCAAGCCCTGAGCCCCACTGACCAACCAAAACCAGCCGTGCAGCCCCCTAGGTCTCCAGCCTGGCCTGGCACCAGCGCTGGCCTCCCAAGGCTCCATGCTACCCTTGGCCCTACCCACTGTGCCCTCTCCACAGGAGACAACAGCTTCCGGCTCCTGTTTGACGTGGTGGTCATCCTCACTTGCTCCCTGTCCTTCCTCCTCTGCGCCCGCTCGCTCCTTCGAGGCTTCCTGCTGCAGAACGTGAGGCTCCTGCGTCACGTGTGCCGGTGTCCTCCCCGCCTTGCCCTGGGGCGATAAAAGCCAGGGCTTCGAGGGTCCTGTGCCTGGTCAGGCGCTCACCCCACCTGCCTTCTGCAGGAGTTTGTGGGGTTCATGTGGCGGCAGCGGAGACGGGTCATCAGCCTGTGGGAGCGGCTGGAATTTGTCAATGGCTGGTACATCCTGCTGGTCACCAGCGATGTGCTCACCATCTCGGGCACCATCATGAAGATTGGCATCGAGGCCAAGGTACGTCCTGCCCACACCCTGGGCCCCTGCTGTCGGTGCCTATCCCGGGCTATATCCTCCCCCAGGCCCTCCAAAGGAAGGGCTGGGCCAGGTAGGTTGATGCAGCTCCCACCCGCAGAACTTGGCGAGCTACGACGTCTGCAGCATCCTCCTGGGCACCTCGACGCTGCTGGTGTGGGTGGGCGTGATCCGCTACCTGACCTTCTTCCACAACTACAACGTGAGCTTTTCGCACGCGGCTGGGCCTTCCGCATGGTTACCCCACACCCTCCAAATAAATCCCTACACAGCCAGCACTCACCAGCCCCGACCAATGACTGCTTGCAAGCCGCCGCCTCATACCTGCCCACACCAGATATATCTGTCGCTGTACCTGGGCGGGGCCCCGGGAGCCTGCTCCTGTGTGCCCACTCTGCTGAGTCCAGCCATGCGGTGCCCTCAGACCCCCTCAGACACGGCCACAACCCCTCTAGGCACCCACTGGCTCCCATGGCCACACCTGCTGTGCCCTCGGCAAGGCCCTGCCCCTCTCACCCCCATCTGGGTGCCCACAGCTGACCTGAGTTGTGACCACACCCTCAACAAGGCTCCCTCTGCCCCAACCCAGATCCTCATCGCCACACTGCGGGTGGCCCTGCCCAGCGTCATGCGCTTCTGCTGCTGCGTCGCCGTCATCTACCTGGGCTACTGCTTCTGTGGCTGGATCGTGCTGGGACCCTATCATGTGAAGGTACGTCTAACCCCTGATGTCCCTGACATCGACCCCGTGACCTTGTCATTGCCACTGTGACCCCCAGATGACCCCTCGGTGACTGCTGGGAGTCTGTCCACTGTCCCCTGTGGTCCTTGGTGACCCTGACACTGACCCTGTGTCACAGTTGCTGATGACCCTAGTTCGACTGGATTACTCCCCTTCTGCTGTATCTACCCAGACCCTAGGTCGGCCCTGTGTCCCTGTCATTGACCTTGGGACCTGGCCATTCACATGGTGACCCCAGCCTGGGACCTGGCTATTCGCATGGGACCCTGGCCTGGGACGTGGCCATTCACATGGTGACCCCAGCCTGGGACGTGGCCATTCACATGGTGACCCCAGCCTGGGACCCAGCCACTCACAAGGTGACCCCAGCCTGGGACTCGGCCATTCACGTGGGACCCCAGCCTGACCCCAGCCCCCGGCTCCTGGCCATGCCTTGGCTCCCTCTGACCCCGCCGCCCTTCTGACAGTTCCGCTCGCTCTCCATGGTGTCCGagtgcctgttctcactcatcaACGGGGATGACATGTTCGTGACGTTCGCCGCCATGCAGGCTCAGCAGGGCCGCAGCAGCCTGGTGTGGCTCTTCTCCCAGCTCTACCTGTACTCCTTCATCAGCCTCTTCATCTACATGGTGCTCAGCCTCTTCATCGCGCTCATCACCGGTGCCTACGACACCATCAAGGTTAGCCGCACGCGCCCAGCCCCCAGCTCAGGCTCTGGGTCCCCTGGAGTTTGCCATGAGGGCGTCTTGGGGACACCGCGGGGTGAGCAGAGAAGACCCCAGGAGAGAATATGGGAGACTCTATGAAACCAAAAAGAGGGTGGTTCGGAATTTGGGAGCGCAGGGGGAGCTGATGGCATCTCAGCATTGTCAAGGCGGGCTTGGGCCAGGAGGGGGCCTGAGTCTGCCTTTACCAACAGGGCAACCGACTCAtagagtttatttatttgtttatttgagacagagtctcgctctgtcacccagggtagagtgcagtggtgcgatcttgactcactgtaacttccacctcccgggttcaagcaattctgtctcagcctcctgagtagctgggattacaggcacatgccaccatgtccagctaatttatatatatatatatatatatatatttttttttttttttttttttttttgagacggagtctcactgtgtcacccaggttggagtgcagtggcatgatctcggctcactgcaagctccgcctcccgggttcacgccattctcctgcctcagcctcccgagtagctgggactacaggcgcccgccaccacgcccggctagttttttgtatttttagtagagacgaggtttcaccatgttagccaggatggtctc comes from Macaca fascicularis isolate 582-1 chromosome 19, T2T-MFA8v1.1 and encodes:
- the MCOLN1 gene encoding mucolipin-1 isoform X3, encoding MTDPAGPRGSETERLLTPNPGYGTQVGPSPAPPTPPEEEDLRRRLKYFFMSPCDKFRAKGRKPCKLMLQVVKILVVTVQLILFGLSNQLAVTFREENTIAFRHLFLLGYSDGADDTFAAYTREQLYQAIFHAVDQYLALPDVSLGRYAYVHGGGDPWTNGSGLALCQRYYHRGHVDPANDTFDIDPMVVTDCIQVDPPERPPPSPSDDLALLEGSSSYKNLTLKFHKLVNVTIHFRLKTINLQSLINNEIPDCYTFSVLITFDNKAHSGRIPISLETQAHIQECKHPSVFRHGDNSFRLLFDVVVILTCSLSFLLCARSLLRGFLLQNEFVGFMWRQRRRVISLWERLEFVNGWYILLVTSDVLTISGTIMKIGIEAKNLASYDVCSILLGTSTLLVWVGVIRYLTFFHNYNILIATLRVALPSVMRFCCCVAVIYLGYCFCGWIVLGPYHVKFRSLSMVSECLFSLINGDDMFVTFAAMQAQQGRSSLVWLFSQLYLYSFISLFIYMVLSLFIALITGAYDTIKGPLGGAFAAGELILPDCHWTIGLGLRRPPPPTPLIYF
- the ZNF358 gene encoding zinc finger protein 358; the encoded protein is MRRSVLVRNPGHKGLRPVYEELDSDSEDLDPNPEDLDPVSEDPEPDPEDLNTVPEDVDPSYEDLEPVSEDLDPDAEAPGSEPQDPDPMSSSFDLDPDVIGPVPLILDPNSDTLSPGDPNVDPISPGLTATPQVLATSPAVLPAPASPPRPFSCPDCGRAFRRSSGLSQHRRTHSGEKPYRCPDCGKSFSHGATLAQHRGIHTGARPYQCAACGKAFGWRSTLLKHRSSHSGEKPHHCPVCGKAFGHGSLLAQHLRTHGGPRPHKCPVCAKGFGQGSALLKHLRTHTGERPYPCPQCGKAFGQSSALLQHQRTHTAERPYRCPHCGKAFGQSSNLQHHLRIHTGERPYACPHCSKAFGQSSALLQHLHVHSGERPYRCQLCGKAFGQASSLTKHKRVHEGAAAAAAAAAAAAAAAAAGLGLGPGLSPASMMRPGQVSLLGSDAVSVLGSGLGLSSGTSSGRSSDPGSGPGTLPDPSSKPLPRSRSTPSPTPVESSDPKAGHDAGPDLVPSPDPDPAPSPDPDPVPSPDPNPVSHPDPCSPTGDTVSPALPTGESPEWVQEQGALLGPDG
- the MCOLN1 gene encoding mucolipin-1 isoform X1, translated to MTDPAGPRGSETERLLTPNPGYGTQVGPSPAPPTPPEEEDLRRRLKYFFMSPCDKFRAKGRKPCKLMLQVVKILVVTVQLILFGLSNQLAVTFREENTIAFRHLFLLGYSDGADDTFAAYTREQLYQAIFHAVDQYLALPDVSLGRYAYVHGGGDPWTNGSGLALCQRYYHRGHVDPANDTFDIDPMVVTDCIQVDPPERPPPSPSDDLALLEGSSSYKNLTLKFHKLVNVTIHFRLKTINLQSLINNEIPDCYTFSVLITFDNKAHSGRIPISLETQAHIQECKHPSVFRHGDNSFRLLFDVVVILTCSLSFLLCARSLLRGFLLQNEFVGFMWRQRRRVISLWERLEFVNGWYILLVTSDVLTISGTIMKIGIEAKNLASYDVCSILLGTSTLLVWVGVIRYLTFFHNYNILIATLRVALPSVMRFCCCVAVIYLGYCFCGWIVLGPYHVKFRSLSMVSECLFSLINGDDMFVTFAAMQAQQGRSSLVWLFSQLYLYSFISLFIYMVLSLFIALITGAYDTIKHPGGAGAEESELQAYIAQCQDSPTSGKFRRGSGSACSLLCCCGRDPSEEHSLLVN
- the MCOLN1 gene encoding mucolipin-1 isoform X4, translated to MSPCDKFRAKGRKPCKLMLQVVKILVVTVQLILFGLSNQLAVTFREENTIAFRHLFLLGYSDGADDTFAAYTREQLYQAIFHAVDQYLALPDVSLGRYAYVHGGGDPWTNGSGLALCQRYYHRGHVDPANDTFDIDPMVVTDCIQVDPPERPPPSPSDDLALLEGSSSYKNLTLKFHKLVNVTIHFRLKTINLQSLINNEIPDCYTFSVLITFDNKAHSGRIPISLETQAHIQECKHPSVFRHGDNSFRLLFDVVVILTCSLSFLLCARSLLRGFLLQNEFVGFMWRQRRRVISLWERLEFVNGWYILLVTSDVLTISGTIMKIGIEAKNLASYDVCSILLGTSTLLVWVGVIRYLTFFHNYNILIATLRVALPSVMRFCCCVAVIYLGYCFCGWIVLGPYHVKFRSLSMVSECLFSLINGDDMFVTFAAMQAQQGRSSLVWLFSQLYLYSFISLFIYMVLSLFIALITGAYDTIKHPGGAGAEESELQAYIAQCQDSPTSGKFRRGSGSACSLLCCCGRDPSEEHSLLVN
- the MCOLN1 gene encoding mucolipin-1 isoform X2, which translates into the protein MTDPAGPRGSETERLLTPNPGYGTQVGPSPAPPTPPEEEDLRRRLKYFFMSPCDKFRAKGRKPCKLMLQVVKILVVTVQLILFGLSNQLAVTFREENTIAFRHLFLLGYSDGADDTFAAYTREQLYQAIFHAVDQYLALPDVSLGRYAYVHGGGDPWTNGSGLALCQRYYHRGHVDPANDTFDIDPMVVTAAESARGRGAGTWGRKGPEDALAPHPSLLPRLVNVTIHFRLKTINLQSLINNEIPDCYTFSVLITFDNKAHSGRIPISLETQAHIQECKHPSVFRHGDNSFRLLFDVVVILTCSLSFLLCARSLLRGFLLQNEFVGFMWRQRRRVISLWERLEFVNGWYILLVTSDVLTISGTIMKIGIEAKNLASYDVCSILLGTSTLLVWVGVIRYLTFFHNYNILIATLRVALPSVMRFCCCVAVIYLGYCFCGWIVLGPYHVKFRSLSMVSECLFSLINGDDMFVTFAAMQAQQGRSSLVWLFSQLYLYSFISLFIYMVLSLFIALITGAYDTIKHPGGAGAEESELQAYIAQCQDSPTSGKFRRGSGSACSLLCCCGRDPSEEHSLLVN